One region of Armigeres subalbatus isolate Guangzhou_Male chromosome 3, GZ_Asu_2, whole genome shotgun sequence genomic DNA includes:
- the LOC134220491 gene encoding pickpocket protein 28-like: MSAQTTMTEHRKADKELKTSPKRAPAIEYVAEYTKRSAWEFCDVTPIHGCKHFLGSNNLPIERLWWIFVFVVSFYYCIHLVYTIYEEWQRDPIIVSFEQKTSSIYSIPFPAVTICPETKVKTSVLNMSQTFELVRKNKLNETIDEERVRRLLLLLQLCDYNIYDKHETPFYFDDVLIELRRMSIPAFEMFNTCGWKGQGVTCLDIFRTTLTEKGFCYTFNTVANNDLLRKSEIDPRYNLNSETRSSDWELDKGFQESIGVNSFPRRTATGGYLNSLLATLIANKSDLDYLCGDSFQGFKVMLHMPDEFPLVSHQYFRVPLDQELIVTVTPVVMGTDDRVRHYQPDKRQCYYTHERYLRFFKIYNKVNCETECLTNYTFNLCGCVQFWMPHPKGSPVCSLHDSPCYQSAVSHISKMSARNKAKVNDDLPAASCNCLPTCNYVEYRTQVSQAKWNWQNGEYFNYMERKPMTSGVHQSKMVIYFREADFIPLVRKEKSSISGMIANCGGLMGLFMGVSILSLVELIYYCTLRPIAMWMLTKQKISTTNKAESSSRCDCGSIRG; encoded by the exons ATGTCAGCCCAAACAACAATGACGGAGCACCGCAAAGCCGATAAAGAACTGAAAACCTCACCAAAGCGTGCGCCAGCAATCGAATATGTTGCCGAGTACACCAAGCGTAGTGCATGGGAGTTCTGTGACGTCACACCAATCCACGGATGTAAACATTTTCTTGGTTCCAATAATTTACCTATCGAGCG ATTGTGGTGGATTTTTGTATTTGTTGTTTCGTTTTACTACTGCATACATCTCGTATACACCATCTACGAAGAGTGGCAACGCGATCCAATTATTGTTAGTTTCGAACAGAAAACCTCATCGATCTATTCGATTCCTTTCCCGGCCGTTACCATTTGTCCCGAAACGAAGGTCAAGACCTCCGTATTGAATATGTCGCAAACTTTTGAATTGGTTCGCAAAAACAAGTTGAATGAAACGATCGATGAAGAACG TGTAAGGAGACTACTGCTGCTACTACAGCTGTGTGATTACAATATCTACGACAAACATGAAACGCCATTCTACTTTGATGATGTCTTGATCGAGCTCCGAAGAATGTCTATCCCTGCATTCGAGATGTTCAACACTTGCGGCTGGAAAGGTCAAGGTGTGACCTGTTTGGACATATTCAGAACTACGCTAACTGAAAAGGGGTTCTGTTATACTTTCAACACCGTTGCAAATAATGATTTGCTACGCAAAAGTGAGATAGATCCAAGGTACAATCTGAACTCGGAAACTCGATCATCAGATTGGGAGCTCGATAAAGGTTTCCAGGAAAGCATAGGGGTAAACTCTTTCCCACGTCGAACTGCGACCGGAGGATATCTGAACAGTCTCCTAGCCACTCTCATAGCCAACAAGAGCGATTTGGACTACCTTTGTGGGGATTCGTTTCAAGGCTTCAAAGTGATGCTTCACATGCCCGACGAATTCCCACTGGTTTCCCATCAGTACTTTCGAGTACCCTTGGATCAAGAACTGATCGTGACCGTGACTCCCGTCGTTATGGGCACCGATGATCGCGTGCGACATTATCAACCAGATAAACGTCAATGCTACTACACTCACGAGCGTTATTTACGTTTCTTCAAAATCTACAATAAAGTCAACTGCGAAACCGAATGTTTGACGAACTATACTTTCAATCTATGCGGGTGTGTCCAATTCTGGATGCCGCATCCCAAAGGATCCCCGGTCTGCTCGCTGCATGACAGCCCATGCTATCAGTCAGCAGTGTCGCACATTTCGAAAATGTCGGCGCGTAATAAAGCGAAGGTAAACGATGATCTACCTGCGGCATCATGCAACTGTCTTCCAACGTGCAACTACGTCGAGTATCGAACACAAGTGTCACAGGCGAAGTGGAACTGGCAGAATGGAGAGTACTTCAACTATATGGAACGAAAACCGATGACTAGCGG AGTGCACCAGTCGAAGATGGTGATCTACTTCAGGGAGGCGGACTTTATTCCGCTGGTGCGCAAAGAAAAAAGCAGTATTAGCGGAATGATCGCCAATTGCGGTGGGCTGATGGGTCTGTTTATGGGGGTCAGTATACTAAGCTTGGTCGAATTGATATACTATTGTACGTTAAGACCAATCGCAATGTGGATGCTGACTAAGCAGAAGATTTCTACCACAAACAAAGCGGAATCATCGAGCCGGTGTGATTGTGGTAGCATCCGAGGGTGA